One stretch of Clavelina lepadiformis chromosome 6, kaClaLepa1.1, whole genome shotgun sequence DNA includes these proteins:
- the LOC143462274 gene encoding thiosulfate sulfurtransferase/rhodanese-like domain-containing protein 2 — MKKVNLKNLSAKELHKLFHKAAFSQFVDSTVNQNQQYEEICWVCCKKEFKLLKDVHRHVAECHYDEIKKNYLKLKDDYEKKVSEQDKNKYEHDDVKIEPNSEVESFMCICGCKDFVVLLFYHYVENPINHGLDTIKIWQVKLCRNLKLRGKIRLSTEGINGTVEGCKCGTDEYKSQILRQEIFTKMSMDDFKTSKGTGSSFDELSVTICQELCTLGLPPEDVSTSGGGKYLTPDEFHLALENLTEDCDKAPILLDVRNFYESKIGFFENALRPNLRKFSYFPAYVDENREVFNGRKVITYCTGGIRCERATTYLKKATECEEVFQLKGGIHKYLEQYPDGFYTGKLFVFDNRYSIGDSTCMTSQCFYCSTPHDDYELCTTRGCRQLVLICQTCRSKNITTCCTRCSQNAESCGNCKECSCTKERTRIPKEPSSIILISSGS; from the exons atgaaaaaagttaatttgaaaaatttatcagCGAAGGAGCTCCATAAACTTTTTCACAAAGCTGCATTTTCACAGTTTGTTGATTCAACTGTCAATCAAAATCAACAATATGAAGAAATTTGTTGGGTCTGTTGcaaaaaagaattcaaattGTTGAAAGATGTCCACAGACATGTCGCCGAGTGCCATTATgatgaaataaagaaaaactatttaaaattaaaggaCGATTATGAAAAGAAGGTTTCGGAGCaggataaaaataaatatgaacACGATGATGTCAAAATTGAACCAAATTCTGAGGTTGAAAGCTTCATGTGCATTTGTGGATGTAAAGATTTTGTCGttcttttgttttatcattACGTGGAAAACCCGATCAACCACGGCCTGGACACCATAAAGATCTGGCAG GTGAAGCTGTGTCGGAACCTTAAGCTGAGAGGAAAAATCCGACTTTCAACAGAGGGGATAAATGGGACGGTTGAAGGATGCAAATGTGGAACCGATGAATATAAATCGCAAATCCTTCGTCAGGAAATCTTCACTAAGATGTCTATGGATGACTTTAAAACTAGCAAAGGGACCGGTTCGAGTTTCGATGAACTGAGCGTCACAATCTGCCAAGAGCTGTGCACACTAGGGCTCCCTCCAGAGGATGTGTCAACATCAGGAGGAGGAAAATATCTTACTCCAGACGAGTTCCATCTCGCGCTTGAAAATCTCACGGAGGATTGTGAT AAAGCACCAATTTTGTTGGATGTTCGAAACTTCTACGAAAGCAAGATAGGGTTCTTTGAAAACGCACTGAGGCCAAATCTGCGGAAATTTAGCTACTTCCCCGCGTATGTTGACGAGAATCGGGAAGTTTTTAACGGACGGAAAGTGATAACTTACTGCACAGGCGGCATCCGGTGTGAAAGGGCAACGACCTATTTGAAGAAAGCAACGGAGTGTGAAGAAGTTTTCCAGTTAAAAGGAGGCATTCACAA ATACTTGGAGCAATACCCAGATGGATTTTATACTGGAAAGCTGTTTGTTTTTGACAATCGATACAGCATTGGTGACAGTACttgtatgacatcacaatgctTCTATTGTTCGACACCACACGACGATTATGAGCTGTGTACCACGCGTGGATGTAGGCAGCTTGTCCTAATATGCCAGACTTGCAGGAGTAAAAACATTACGACGTGTTGCACTAGGTGCTCCCAGAATGCGGAGAGTTGTGGCAACTGCAAGGAGTGTTCGTGCACCAAGGAACGAACTCGAATTCCCAAAGAACCTTCctcaattattttaatttcttccGGTTCCTGA